Below is a window of Plutella xylostella chromosome 15, ilPluXylo3.1, whole genome shotgun sequence DNA.
CCTCGGGAATAGGGTCGTCCCAGCTGGTCTCGTAGCGCCACGAGTCTTGCATTATTCTCTTGGCCGGCGTAGTCACGGGCGAGATCCAGCCGAGCGGGTCGTAGAGCGACATGATCACGCTGAGTGCTTCTCTCTTCGACGGCGGACGGTCCCCTCGTAGCACCTCAGCCGGCGTCTTATGAGTGTTAAGACGAAAGCCGAGATTGTCTTCGTGTACGTGCCACATGAGGCCGAGTGTTTTCTCTATTTCGCTCCCGCCGATGTCGATCGTAGTTGTCTCGGCGTCGGTGACGAGATTGCGTAGTACTCGTCGCTCGTTCGATGCCCATCCGCGTAGTTCGAAGCCCGCTTGTCGATGTATCTCGTCGACTGTCTTCGTGACGTGCTGGGCCTCCTCCACCGACGTGAAGCTTTGCAGGTAGTCGTCCATGTAGTGGTTCTTCTCGATTGCTCGGACGGCCTCGGGGTGCGTGTCGGCGAAGTCTCTGGCGTTTCTGTTCTTGATGAAGAGTGCTGTGCACGGTGATGATGATGCGCCGAAGATGACGGACGTCATGCGGTACTCGTCTGGTGTACCCTCCCGCCGGTTGCCGCGCCAGAGGAAGCGCAGCGCGTCTCGGTCGCACTCCTTGATGCGTATCTGCATGAACATCTCTTTGATGTCCGCGCTGACTGCGTAGGGATGCTGCCTGAACCGCATGACCACCCCAGGGAGTGACTGAAGCAGGTCGGGGCCGGTCAGCAGCATGTCGTTCAAGCTGCGTCCATGTGACTTCGCTGCGGCGTCGTGCACCAGTCGTATCTTCTTTTTCTCGGGGTTGCAGACGGCGAAGTGCGGCAGGTACCACGTTCTGTCTTGCGTCGGGAGTGTGGTGGCGGGCTCGGCGTATCCGGACTTCAGCATATTCTCCATGCGCTCTTCATACTTCTTCTTGAGTTCTGGGTCACGGTCGAGCTTGCGTTCGAGGCTGCAGAGTCGTTTCAGTGCGTCTTGACGGTTGTTAGGTATTTTCTCATTTTCTTGTTTCCATAGCAACCGAGTTTCGAAGCGACCATCGGGCAGCCGGCGACTTTCCTCTTCCAGTTTTCTCGTGGCTTGCTCTTCTGGATCTGTCGTCGGTTTTCTTGCTTCGATGCCCAGGGACTCCAGCTCGAAGTAGTGTTTCATCATTTTCTCCATTGATTCTTCAGCGCTCGTGACGTGTCCGCAGAAGTTGATTGGTTTGCTCTGTGTGGTGCGGCAGCCGTGCAGTACCCAGCCGAGCTGTGTGCGAGATGCTACAGGCTGGTCGCGGCGGCCGTCTCGGACTTCCCTCGAGACAATTAAGTCCCAGTTGTCCTGGCCGATGAGCAGCTTCGGCGATGCCCCCTCGTAGGCGAGTTCTTCTTGGATGTCGCTCAGGTGGCTGCAGTCGTCGACTTCTTCTTTCTTCACCGTCTGAGTGATGAAGTCGAGCTTCTCGACTGTGCGTGCGTCTTCAAGCTTGAACTCTTCTTGTGCGTGCTTGCCCCGTATGGTGAAGTCGACTTTCTTGCTCTTCGAGTGTCGAACTTCTTTGCCGCTGACTCCTTGCACCCACATCGGATCAGTGGGTCCGTCGAGGCCGAGAGTGTTGGCCACGTCTGCGTCGATGATCGTGATGGTGCTTCCCTCGTCGAACAGTGCGTAGGTTTCTATACTGGAGTGAGGGCCAGTAAGTACCACGGGCGCTATTTTCAAGTAAGCGCGGCGGCGCTCGCTCTTGTTTGCTGCGACGGTCGGCTTCTCTATCGTGGACGCGGTGACTTCTTCGTGCTTCTCTTCTTTCTTCGCGGCTTCATGATGTAGGAGCTTGTGGTGGCGCAGGTTGCAGCCGGAGACACCGCAGGGCTTCGCTTTGCACGTGAAGCGGCGATGTGTGCTACGTAGGCAGCGGAAGCACATCTTGTTCTGCTTTGCTATTTCCCAGCGCTCGTCAGTCGTCTTCTCGTTGAACTTAGTGCATTCAGGTAACTTGTGAGCCTGTTTGCACATAGGGCAGCCGTCCTCTTCTTCCTTGTGTGTGTTCTCGGCGGCGTAGGTACGTTCCGTCTTCTTTTTCGCAGCTTTCTCCCTCGCACTCACGGGTGTAGGTGCGCTGTTGTTGATCTGCTCGAGCGCGGCGTATGGGCCGCACTTGTCCGCTTCGTGGTTCAGGTAGGTGGACAGCTTCTTCAAGTTCGCTTCTTCTCCATGTTGCGTGAAGTTGTACTCGTACCATTTGTCACGAAGAATCGGTGTGAGCTTCTCTATTGCAGTGCGCTCGATCTCCGGGTTGTAGAGGAAGTGCGGTTTCTTCAGTGCTTCGATCGTAGCTACGATGTTGGCCAGCTTGCTTGCGAAGATGCACAGGTCACGTGGGCTCTCAGCTAGCTTCGGTAGTTTCTTCACTTTGTCGAGCTCGTTGAGTATGAGTGCTTCTGGCCGCCCGAACCGTCGTTCCAAGCCCTGTATAATGACGACAGGGTTCGGATCGCTGATAAGTAGACAGCTGACGGCGTCGAGGGCGGCCCCACGCAGGCTTTTTCTCAGGCGGGCGACGTTTTCTATCTTCGTGAAGTACTTCTCGGTTTCATGGTAGGCCGCACGAAACGGTAGCCACTCGCTGCTGCTAGCAATGTACCGTGGCGGCTCTCTGTAGCCGCCGCCGCTCAGCACACGTCTCAATAGTACGACGAGCTGCGTGACGTCTTCACTCGACGACTTTTCTTGTTGGCGCTCGGGAGGCGCGCGCTCTTCATGCTGCGGCGCCTCGACGACCCGTGGCGGTTCTGTAGGTATCCACGGGGTGGGAGGGGCCTGTGTCTGGCCCCTCACGGGGGACGAGCATCTTGCATGGCCCGCTGTGAGAGCGAGAGCAGGGGGCGGGGGCTTAGAGGAATGCTCCTGCACCCACTGCTCGATGCGCTCGCTCTTGTCGACGATGTCTTCGTCTTCCTCGTCGGACGAGTCCTCCGCTTGTATCCGCATGAGCTTGACCTTCGCTAGTTCGGCGGCGGCTTGTGCTTCCTTCTGTTGCGCCTCGGCCAACCGCTCCTTAGCCTCCAATTCCGCGAGGAATCTCTTGCCGCTTTGGAGTGATGTGACCGGGGCCGTAAGGTAGCTGGCTGCGATGTGACTTGACGCACCACAGTGACCACGCTCGTTTCCTGAGGTGGCGGCGTCGCAGGGCGCTCTGATCCGGTAGCGCTTGCGTTCGCTGCCGACGTGGTCGTGGCGGATGTCTCAGTCGCACCGCTTCCCGTAGTCGTAGTCGTCGTCGCGGTGTTGCTCGTGCAGACCGTGCTTGATTCGGCGGTACTGGACTCTTCCTTCCGGCTACTGTGGCTTCTAGTAACCGGCATGGTCGTTCTTCTTTATTCCCTTTTCGGCTCTTCGATAGACCCCTGTTCAGTAGGTCTGccaattttctttcttctgaTCCGGCTCCTCGAAGGTCCAATGTTTCTTCTGATCCGTCTCGAAGTTGACCAATGTTGGGGGTGGACTGTATTTGAAAGtcttcttcagttttcttaGTTGTTTATTGTTCCGCTTCTGTTTTCTGAATGAcaaattttcatacaaattggGCCTATATATATAGTCAGAATTAGTCACGCAAGCGATACCTGTCTGAGTGAGATACCTAACTCTAATTTACCTACCAATGAAATCAAAGTATTTACATCTTACAAACTATGATTACGAAACTATTATGTacatgttatttctaagctaAACTTAATCTAATCTTCTTAGCCTAGGTATTTTCGTCGTGAACAATAATATTCATTACATGTCagggaaaaaataaataaaataataataataaaaaaataaagtcatACTGTTGAAGCACAACACTACGTGTGCGCCCCATCACTAGACGAGTGACggcgcccccccgcgccccgcaccctCGCAGGCGCAGACGCAGACTACGCGCCGCCATTCTGAGACTGCAAGCCATTCGATCAACATAACTTtacataacaaatatttctttGATTTGAAACTTTGATAAGGTcaatatatttcttgtaaaacgGATCTCCAACCTAGTTCTCATTGAGTAGATACCTGCGCCACCAAGTTTTCGAGCCGGATACGGGCTTTTTGGAAGATCTGAAGACCAGGCGAGACGAAAATCGGAATCCCGAGGCACGTATCGGCGAGGTCGTTCAAGGGCAAGGTAGAAGATCCACGCGGCACCAATCTGCTATTCGCCGTGAACTCCACGAAAATAATCAAGATACAACATTCTACGGCCAGTCTCGAATCTCAAGAATCGAAAAACCAGGAAAAGAGGTTACAGTGTGGTATTGCTGTGAGTTCGTTCCAATTTCAATTATCCCCTGTGTGCACAATTCAATTCACTATCTTTTTTCCTAGTAAAAATCacgtaacaataataattatcccGTTTTAATCATCAattcattttgttaaaattaccattTTGGGTGTCATAACCTAATTATCTCCCATTTCTCCCGTCACCTGTCTATTTTTACACAATCGAAAGCGcatattattcataaataatcgAATCTATTCCCAATTTTAACCTACGTGTTTGCGTACCCACGtcattaaattattgaaatccatttgcATCTGTCAATCCATTCAAGTTTATTCAGTTCAAAGgccatatttatttcaatgaaCAGCTGTTTTCCCCAACacagtgtatatttttaacaaattgcatattttttctCGTTTTTTAACATATTGTTTTTATCTCATACATTCCAGTGAATCCGTCAGCATCGCTGTCGCGCAGGTGGTGCGTGCGCCGAACCGCCTCTAACCGGTTACGTAAACTGAGGTGGCTTCGATGTTTGCATTGCTTGCGTGAGCTCTTCTGCTGACCCATAGTAGCTGCctgttaaaatttaagtatCGCTTCATACACTTCGAGCTTGTTTCACTATTTTCAcaaattttactttataaacAAAGTGTAAAACTGCTATAAACATTGATCGAATGGATTGCAGTCTCAGAATCATCTGAGAGACTTGGGCACCAGTTATCTTAGCTTAACTTCATTTCTTAGCCTACTCCATTAAGTCGCAACTCATTAAACATGGAtattaaatcattaaaaagGTCAAGAGCATCATTTAAATCAAagcttacaatatttaaaacttatttagaCACGCTTTTGCCTTGTAAAGAGCTAAATAACTTGCAAATTCGAGAATTAACTATTAGAGCTAGCAAAATACAAGAAATGTACAATGAATATGATTCAACTCAAACtgaaatagaaaatttatCTGAAATTCCAGGTGACGAATATTTAGAACGGGAGAGCTTCGAAACCAGCTACTTCAGCACAGTAGCTGCCGCGCAGGAGGCGCTCGATAAGCACACGGCGGCTTCTGCGGCGCGGGACAATCAGTCGGTAACGGGTTCTAGTGCATTCTCAGGTGGGCCAAAccttaaattacctacaattAATTTACCGACATTTTCTGGTCGCTATCAGGACTGGTTAGAATACCATGACACATACAAGTCACTAATACACACAAACACTTCAATACCAAAAATCCATAAATTTCACTATTTGCGGAACACTTTAAAGGAAAGTGCTTCTATAATCATAAAATCATTAGAGTTTTCAGCAGAAAACTATGATGTTGCATGGGATTTGCTGTGTGATCGATACAATAATGATAGAATTCTAGTAAACAATCACATACAAGCTTTGTTTAACATACAACCAGTTGTTCAAGAATCCTCAAAGGCGTTACGTAGCACAATAGATagcattaataaaaatctaagAGCCTTGAAAACACTTAATTTACCTACAGAACACTGGGACATTCTCATCATCCACATGGTGACTAGTAAGCTGGATTCACACACAATGCGTGACTGGGAAACAGAACGCAATCATATAAAGtctatacctactttagaaGAATTCAACTCATTTCTCAAAAACCGCGCAGACTTACTAGAGACCATGGAGGAAGCACAATCACAAAAACACACACGCAGACACAGCGACATCTCTCACAATCGTCCAAAAACTTTTGTCGTAAATCATAACCAAACACAAAAACAATCACAATATAATTGCCctgtttgtaaaaataatcattcCATTTACCAATGTCTAAAATTCAAATCAATGCCTATCGAGGCACGCATTGaaaaggtaaataaattaaaccttTGCACTAATTGTTTACGGAGTGGTCATGACGAACAACGTTGTAGATTGAGTTCATGTAGGTATTGCACAAAACGACACAATACAATGTTACATAAAACGGATTCTGCATCTACACaatcacaaacacaaacaaaatcaAGTAGCTCGCAGTCCCCCTGCCATGGGTCAAGTGACTGTGTTGTCTTACCGTCCATAGCAGGGCAAAATCAATCACAAATACCACAGAGTAGTCAGAACAGTATGGTAGTACAGTCAGACAACATTACATTGTCCTCTACTCATAACAGTCAAGTTCTACTTTCAACTGCAATCATAAACATAACCGATCACCACGGTAACAATCACAAAATTCGTGCACTTCTAGATAACGGCAGCACGTCTAGTTTTAttacagaaaaaatacaaaaacagtTGCAAATACCCAGTTATTCAACTTCAATTTCAGTACAAGGGCTAAATAAACAGTCttcaaaaataacacaaaGATGTGACGTGACTATATCGTCACTCACCAATAGTGGTTATACAACAAACGTCAATTGTTTCGTTGTTCCACAAATCACCCAGTTGATACCTACTACAAGAATAAATTGCGAGGCTCTCAATATTCCTTCGCATATCAAACTAGCAGATCCGACGTTCTCAGTTCCTGCGGAGGTGCATATGCTGTTAGGCGCGGATTTGTTTTGGGCGGTCCTATCTAACAACCGCATCAATCTAGGCAAAAATAAACCAACCTTAGTTGAAACAACACTAGGGTGGATAGTTTCAGGATCTATACAAGTTCCTTATTCTAAACACAACAAAATGCAATCCTATAATACAGTCCACTGTCATTTTCTAAATAACATTGAGCTTGAggaaaaactcgataaattcTTTGAATTTGAATCAGTTTCCACCACTCAACAATCCCGAACTAAAGGTGAGAGTGAGTGTGAacaaatatttacacaaacaaCCACACGCCACCCAGATGGCAATTTCATTGTTACAATACCATTAAAAGAATCACCTGAATGCTTAGGCGACTCATCACAACAAGcattaattcaatttaaatcATTAGAGCGCAAATTCAATCGCAACAGTgagtttaaacaaaaatacacaGATTTTCTTGAAGAATATCAGACCTTAGGTCATATGTCAGAAAACACTAACCCACAAGACGACAAAACTTCATACATAATGCCACATCACGGCATTCTGCGTGAAGATAAACTCACAACAAAGTTGAGAACAGTTTTTAACGCATCGAGTATAACTAGTTCAGGCAAGTCATTTAATGACATTCAGTACATAGGCCCCAGTGAATCCGTCAGCATCGCTGTCGCGCAGGTGGTGCGTGCGCCGAACCGCCTCTAACCGGTTACGCAAACTGAGGTGGCTTCGATGTTTGCATTGCTTGCGTGAGCTCTTCTGCTGACCCATAGTAGCTGCctgttaaa
It encodes the following:
- the LOC125489579 gene encoding uncharacterized protein LOC125489579, which gives rise to MGQQKSSRKQCKHRSHLSLRNRKQKRNNKQLRKLKKTFKYSPPPTLVNFETDQKKHWTFEEPDQKKENCGKRFLAELEAKERLAEAQQKEAQAAAELAKVKLMRIQAEDSSDEEDEDIVDKSERIEQWVQEHSSKPPPPALALTAGHARCSSPVRGQTQAPPTPWIPTEPPRVVEAPQHEERAPPERQQEKSSSEDVTQLVVLLRRVLSGGGYREPPRYIASSSEWLPFRAAYHETEKYFTKIENVARLRKSLRGAALDAVSCLLISDPNPVVIIQGLERRFGRPEALILNELDKVKKLPKLAESPRDLCIFASKLANIVATIEALKKPHFLYNPEIERTAIEKLTPILRDKWYEYNFTQHGEEANLKKLSTYLNHEADKCGPYAALEQINNSAPTPVSAREKAAKKKTERTYAAENTHKEEEDGCPMCKQAHKLPECTKFNEKTTDERWEIAKQNKMCFRCLRSTHRRFTCKAKPCGVSGCNLRHHKLLHHEAAKKEEKHEEVTASTIEKPTVAANKSERRRAYLKIAPVVLTGPHSSIETYALFDEGSTITIIDADVANTLGLDGPTDPMWVQGVSGKEVRHSKSKKVDFTIRGKHAQEEFKLEDARTVEKLDFITQTVKKEEVDDCSHLSDIQEELAYEGASPKLLIGQDNWDLIVSREVRDGRRDQPVASRTQLGWVLHGCRTTQSKPINFCGHVTSAEESMEKMMKHYFELESLGIEARKPTTDPEEQATRKLEEESRRLPDGRFETRLLWKQENEKIPNNRQDALKRLCSLERKLDRDPELKKKYEERMENMLKSGYAEPATTLPTQDRTWYLPHFAVCNPEKKKIRLVHDAAAKSHGRSLNDMLLTGPDLLQSLPGVVMRFRQHPYAVSADIKEMFMQIRIKECDRDALRFLWRGNRREGTPDEYRMTSVIFGASSSPCTALFIKNRNARDFADTHPEAVRAIEKNHYMDDYLQSFTSVEEAQHVTKTVDEIHRQAGFELRGWASNERRVLRNLVTDAETTTIDIGGSEIEKTLGLMWHVHEDNLGFRLNTHKTPAEVLRGDRPPSKREALSVIMSLYDPLGWISPVTTPAKRIMQDSWRYETSWDDPIPEELQGRWHNWLSNLRALRELRIPRCYDYEPTATRELHTFVDASEEAYVAAAYWRIQRADGSVKITLAMAKSRVAPIKPTSIPRLELQAAVLGTRISNTTRSEHDYEDITRRVFWSDSRTVLAWIRAEPRTFKTFVAHRLAEIEESTKKSEWRWVPTAENVADDATRATPHDFDAQHRWFNGPEFLRHAEEHWPTENREEVPKTGEEKESCAVVSLGHAHLPDIERFSRWTRLIRVTARVLQFVSLCRANKHATHAARRKRTRENAPQDGEWKNTARAPTTNTKKKHENTPRRKYKTVAAEHLIHAERLWIEFSQRECFDFAHTGTEKLKSLSTYTDDYGILRLKGRIAATDAINEETANPAVLDGKHRYTRLYIQHVHEQLHHGGTEIVVNELRQRLWIIKIRPTVKNVVKSCLTCRMKKAKPSSPATGDLPAARLAHHVRPFTYTGLDYFGPLEVTVGRHREKRYVALYTCMTTRAVHLEVAASLSADSTIATLRRLIARRGCPTELWSDNATGFKAADKELTEAATEALQEEAARRHIMWRFIPPASPFMGGAWERMVRTVKDALRATLHEKYPSDETLSTLLAEVESTVNSRPLTHVAVSPDDPVALTPNLLLIGPNCHVPTPGTFSEEDDHARQHWRRAQRLADVFWQRWMQEYLPLLQHRREPHSTGSQPKIGDLVIVCDSNNPRNTWPRGRVTAVHPGKDNIVRVVDITTSNGHVLRRPTKRIVVLPIESKQKRNNKQLRKLKKTFKYSPPPTLVNFETDQKKQL